Proteins from one Mixophyes fleayi isolate aMixFle1 chromosome 9, aMixFle1.hap1, whole genome shotgun sequence genomic window:
- the HCFC1 gene encoding host cell factor 1 isoform X1 gives MAAPPTVTGTAALQPRWKRVVGWSGPVPRPRHGHRAVAIKELIVVFGGGNEGIVDELHVYNTATNQWFIPAVRGDIPPGCAAYGFVCDGTRLLVFGGMVEYGKYSNDLYELQASRWEWKRLKAKAPKNGPPPCPRLGHSFSLVGSKCYLFGGLANDSEDPKNNIPRYLNDLYILELRPGSGVVAWDIPITYGILPPPRESHTAVVYTDKDSKKSRLVIYGGMSGCRLGDLWILDIDTLTWSKPNLNGVAPLPRSLHSATTISNKMYVFGGWVPLVMDDVKVATHEKEWKCTNTLACLNLDSMIWEHIVMDTMEDNIPRARAGHCAVAINTRLYIWSGRDGYRKAWNNQVCCKDLWYLETEKPPAPARVQLVRANTNSLEVSWGAVSTADSYLLQLQKYDIPAAAAAMSPANPVPSVPVNPPKSPAPAAAAPTVQPVAHAGITLIPQAASMPPTTATIQVLPTIPGSPIAVSAAPRPQAVPAVLKVGAPQSTVGTPLLTVRPATQVGKSPVTLTSLPPGVRMVMPAQSTQGAAIGGSQPMSGMAALAAAAAATQKIPPSSAPTMLTMPAGTTMVKSVAMSSGATTLPTSVKMASSPIMFPFSSQVSNPATRMLKTAAAQVGTSVSSAANTQTRPIITVHKSGTVTVAQQAQVVTTVVGGVTKTITLVKSPISVPGGSTLISNLGKMMSVVQTKPVQTSAITGQASSGPLTQIIQTKGPLPAGTILKLVTSADGKPTTIITTTQAGGTGTKPTILGISSVSPNTTKPGTTTIIKTIPMSAIITQAGATGVTSSAGMKSPITILTTKMVTSGTGTPAKIITAVPKLTTSHGQQGLTQVVLKGAPGQPGTILRTVPMSGMRLVTPVTVSAVKPTVTTLVVKGTTGMTTLGTVTGTVSSSLAGGGVHNTASLATPINTLGTIATLSSQVINPGAITMSAAQTSLTAASGLSTPTITMQPMSQPTQVTLITTPSGVEAQPVHDLPVSILASPTTDQPTTTVTIADSGQGDHQPPGTVTLVCSNPPCETHETGTTNTATTTLVNLSSIVQQPGGTLQFVCEGQEPGTYVTMGQANGSVVRVCSNPPCETHETGTTQTPTTAMASISSAQLGTIVRVCSNPPCETHDTGTTQTSTTAMSNIGNGQTEMVVRVCSNPPCETHETGTTPTPTTARPNIGNENLQRPPNNPPCETLQTTSTRTVMTVPTNIMSEQSEDLQQICSNPPCETHETNTTNTATMATSNLATEQPGNAVQLCTNPPSETHETGTTHTPTTARSNIGTGLSENIQRTPNNPPCETHQTISTKTTMSVNAEYSSGSSSLLEVEHGTASSKEADKSIGAQAQPVSSNHSSETMMTGTTQTATTAKSNINSGTSENNQRSAGDSCETHQASSTRTTMTVSADSAAQVNQIVSPVCSNPPCETHETGTTNTSTTARSNIAVEQGQNTQQSSSGTHQTTCTGTTVMPTESSPNTLEQRVCSNPPCETHETHTTNTATTSTSNMGPNAPPAVPTQQVCSNPPCETHETGTTHTATTVTATMGSNQDQPPAANGQGEQETAPAEEPASSSSTSAVAASSPVTIVAVTASSSPAHSTVQPIVSRAVTTVTQSTPVPGPSVPNIASLTDPSSEDAVQGSNAVSCNEQPQAQLSADLLQPPEDAQGEPEAQAMDTAVPEHSEAELQAAMEAERAQEAAAAEQQGVEQLSLPQELMAEGQTTTLMVTGLTPEELAVTAAAEAAAQAAATEEAQALAIQAVLQAAQQAVMAASAESMDTSDVAHAELRHLTSEGPTTTIPIVLTQQELAALVHQQQQLQEAQHQQQLHQLQQQQLQQQQQLHQQQLQQLQQLQQLHQLPTEALAPADSLNDPASESNGLNELTNAVTSAVALIPSTATDSLAPANAFTAPQPVVIASPAKLQAAAALAEVANGIESKQDLPPQQPKAQLKKENQWFDVGVIKTTNMMVTHYYLPADESSTDDDSGVLPDYSQLKKQELQPGTAYKFRVAGINACGRGPFSEISAFKTCLPGFPGAPCAIKISKSPDGAHLTWEPPSVTSGKIIEYSVYLAIQSNQSAEQKSTTPAQLAFMRVYCGPNPSCLVQSSSLSNAHIDYTTKPAIIFRIAARNEKGYGPATQVRWLQESSKDGSAGKPGNKRPVSSPEMKSAPKKAKPDHP, from the exons CTACAAACCAGTGGTTCATTCCCGCAGTGAGAGGAGACATTCCTCCAGGCTGTGCCGCCTATGGATTTGTCTGTGATGGGACTCGCTTACTTGTCTTTGGGGGAATGGTGGAATATGGGAAATACAGTAATGACTTGTATGAACTGCag GCAAGCAGATGGGAATGGAAGCGATTGAAAGCCAAAGCGCCCAAAAATGGTCCTCCTCCTTGTCCACGGCTCGGACACAGTTTTTCATTGGTGGGAAGTAAATGCTACTTGTTTGGTGGGTTGGCAAACGACAGTGAGGACCCAAAGAACAACATTCCCAG GTACCTGAATGATCTGTACATATTGGAGTTGCGTCCTGGCTCTGGTGTTGTAGCTTGGGACATCCCCATAACTTATGGTATTCTGCCTCCACCCCGGGAATCTCACACTGCTGTGGTGTACACCGATAAAGACAGCAAAAAGTCTCGCTTGGTAATATATGGTGGTATGAGTGGATGCCGGCTTGGTGACCTGTGGATATTGGATATAG acacgCTGACATGGAGTAAACCCAATCTGAATGGTGTTGCTCCTCTTCCTAGAAGTCTTCATTCTGCTACGACTATAAGCAACAA aatgtatgtttttggaggctGGGTGCCTTTGGTCATGGACGACGTCAAAGTTGCCACCCATGAGAAGGAATGGAAATGTACAAACACCCTTGCTTGTCTCAATCTTG ACTCCATGATATGGGAACATATTGTCATGGATACTATGGAGGATAACATTCCACGGGCCCGTGCTGGCCACTGTGCTGTAGCAATCAATACCCGTTTGTATATATGGAGCGGTCGAGATGGCTACCGTAAAGCCTGGAATAACCAAGTGTGTTGTAAGGACCTGTGGTATCTTGAAACAG AGAAGCCCCCTGCTCCTGCTCGTGTTCAGTTAGTCAGAGCCAATACAAACTCGCTGGAGGTGAGTTGGGGAGCAGTATCCACTGCAGACAGTTACTTGTTGCAACTTCAGAAATACGACATCCCAGCTGCTGCCGCAGCCATGTCGCCGGCCAATCCTGTTCCGTCTGTGCCAGTAAATCCGCCCAAGAGCCCAGCTCCTGCAGCAGCTGCTCCAACTGTACAACCTGTCGCTCACGCCGGCATCACCCTGATCCCACAGGCTGCTTCTATGCCTCCTACGACAGCCACTATTCAGGTCTTGCCTACAATCCCTGGGAGCCCAATTGCTGTTTCTGCTGCTCCACGTCCTCAAG CTGTCCCAGCTGTCCTGAAGGTTGGGGCACCGCAGTCCACAGTCGGTACACCACTTCTTACTGTTCGGCCAGCTACGCAAGTTGGGAAATCGCCAGTAactctcacctctcttccccctggTGTGAGAATGGTGATGCCTGCCCAAAGCACTCAAGGGGCT GCTATTGGAGGCAGTCAACCAATGAGCGGCATGGCCGCTCTTGCTGCAGCAGCAGCTGCTACACAGAAGATACCTCCTTCCTCTGCACCCACCATGCTGACCATGCCTGCTGGAACCACCATGGTGAAATCTGTTGCAATGTCCTCTGGCGCAACCACACTCCCTACTTCTGTGAAAATGGCATCCTCTCCAATCATG TTCCCCTTTTCATCACAGGTCAGTAACCCAGCCACGCGCATGTTGAAGACCGCGGCAGCACAAGTGGGCACTTCCGTTTCTTCTGCTGCCAACACACAGACTCGACCCatcataactgtgcataaatcgGGAACGGTCACAGTCGCCCAGCAAGCCCAAGTTGTAACTACCGTAGTAGGAGGAGTCACAAAGACCATCACTCTGGTGAAGAGTCCGATTTCTGTGCCCGGTGGCAGCACTTTG ATTTCAAATCTTGGTAAAATGATGTCTGTAGTCCAAACCAAACCGGTCCAAACGTCTGCAATAACAGGACAGGCGTCTTCTGGGCCCTTAACACAGATCATTCAG ACCAAGGGACCTCTTCCTGCAGGAACAATATTGAAGTTGGTGACCTCAGCAGATGGCAAACCCACAACTATAATCACCACCACGCAGGCTGGAGGAACAGGCACCAAGCCTACCATTTTGGGCATCAGCAGTGTCTCGCCAAACACCACAAAGCCGGGAACCACGACAATCATAAAAACTATACCGATGTCTGCAATTATCACACAGGCAGGAgcaacag GTGTTACAAGCAGCGCTGGGATGAAGTCGCCAATTACTATCCTCACAACCAAAATGGTAACATCAGGCACTGGGACACCAGCAAAAATAATAACCGCTGTTCCTAAACTTACAACAAGCCATGGACAACAGGGGTTAACACAG GTGGTTTTGAAGGGAGCTCCTGGCCAGCCTGGCACTATCCTCCGAACTGTGCCCATGAGTGGCATGAGACTTGTCACTCCTGTGACTGTATCTGCAGTCAAACCGACTGTGACTACTCTGGTGGTTAAGGGGACAACAG GGATGACCACTCTTGGCACAGTCACTGGAACCGTTTCATCAAGTCTGGCAGGAGGTGGGGTACACAACACTGCTTCACTTGCAACTCCAATAAATACCTTGGGAACCATTGCCACGCTATCAAGTCAGGTGATCAATCCTGGAGCCATCACCATGTCGGCAGCTCAGACCTCTCTCACTGCAGCCTCTGGGCTGAGCACACCGACAATCACTATGCAG ccaatgtCTCAGCCAACCCAAGTGACTTTAATCACCACTCCTAGCGGTGTGGAAGCCCAGCCTGTCCATGACCTTCCTGTCTCTAttttggcttcgccaactacggATCAGCCCACAACAACAGTAACTATAGCTGACTCAGGCCAAGGAGACCACCAACCACCTGGCACAGTCACCCTTGTATGTTCCAATCCCCCCTGCGAGACCCACGAAACAGGAACCACAAATACTGCCACCACCACCCTTGTGAATCTCAGCAGCATTGTTCAGCAACCTGGTGGCACACTGCAGTTTGTATGTGAAGGCCAGGAACCTGGGACATATGTAACAATGGGCCAGGCGAATGGAAGCGTTGTTAGAGTGTGTTCCAATCCCCCGTGTGAAACGCATGAAACGGGAACAACACAAACTCCAACCACCGCCATGGCAAGCATCAGCAGTGCTCAGCTGGGAACTATAGTAAGAGTGTGTTCAAATCCTCCCTGTGAGACCCACGATACTGGAACTACTCAGACCTCAACTACAGCAATGTCAAATATTGGCAATGGGCAGACAGAAATGGTGGTCAGAGTGTGTTCTAATCCACCTTGTGAGACTCATGAGACTGGCACAACGCCGACTCCAACTACCGCCAGGCCAAATATTGGCAATGAAAATTTGCAAAGACCACCAAATAATCCACCTTGCGAGACTTTACAGACCACATCTACCCGCACAGTTATGACTGTGCCTACTAACATTATGAGCGAACAGTCGGAAGATTTACAGCAAATTTGCTCTAACCCACCTTGTGAAACGCATGAGACCAATACAACAAACACGGCTACTATGGCTACATCTAATCTGGCAACAGAGCAGCCGGGTAATGCTGTCCAGTTGTGCACTAATCCACCGTCTGAAACTCATGAAACTGGCACCACTCACACACCAACCACCGCAAGGTCTAATATAGGCACAGGACTGTCAGAGAACATACAGAGAACACCAAACAACCCACCGTGCGAAACGCATCAAACCATTTCTACGAAAACCACCATGTCTGTGAATGCAGAATATAGTTCTGGCTCGTCTAGTCTTCTAGAGGTGGAACATGGTACTGCGTCTAGCAAAGAAGCTGACAAATCCATCGGTGCACAAGCCCAGCCAGTATCCTCTAATCATTCATCCGAGACTATGATGACTGGCACTACTCAGACTGCAACCACAGCAAAGTCCAACATCAACTCTGGGACATCAGAAAATAACCAGCGGTCTGCTGGTGATTCGTGCGAGACCCATCAGGCAAGTTCTACTCGCACCACCATGACGGTGTCAGCAGATTCAGCTGCACAAGTCAACCAGATTGTAAGCCCAGTTTGCTCTAACCCACCTTGTGAGACTCATGAGACTGGTACAACCAACACCTCAACTACAGCAAGGTCCAATATTGCCGTAGAACAAGGTCAAAATACACAGCAATCTTCTAGCGGAACTCACCAGACAACCTGTACGGGAACCACCGTAATGCCTACAGAATCTAGCCCAAACACTTTAGAACAACGTGTGTGTTCTAATCCACCTTGCGAAACCCATGAAACACACACCACCAATACTGCAACCACATCTACGTCTAATATGGGACCCAACGCGCCTCCAGCTGTTCCCACACAGCAGGTTTGCTCAAACCCACCTTGTGAGACGCATGAAACCGGAACTACCCATACAGCTACAACTGTTACAGCCACCATGGGCTCTAATCAAG ACCAACCACCAGCTGCGAATGGGCAAGGAGAGCAGGAAACTGCCCCCGCTGAGGAACCTGCCTCCAGTAGCAGCACCAGTGCCGTGGCTGCCTCCTCCCCAGTGACCATTGTAGCGGTCACAGCCTCCTCTTCTCCAGCACATTCAACTGTTCAGCCCATTGTTTCCAGAGCAGTGACAACTGTGACACAATCCACACCTGTTCCTGGCCCTTCTGTACCG AATATTGCATCTCTGACAGATCCCTCTTCTGAAGATGCTGTGCAAGGTTCAAACGCGGTCTCTTGCAATGAACAACCGCAAGCTCAGCTTTCCGCTGACCTCCTCCAGCCTCCTGAGGATGCCCAGGGAGAACCAGAGGCACAGGCTATGGACACTGCAGTGCCTGAGCACAGTGAAGCAGAGCTACAAGCTGCAATGGAAGCTGAACGTGCTCAGGAGGCTGCAGCTGCTGAGCAACAGGGCGTTGAACAGCTCTCCCTTCCTCAGGAGCTAATGGCAGAGGGCCAGACAACCACGCTCATGGTCACTGGGTTAACGCCAGAGGAGCTAGCGGTAACTGCAGCGGCTGAAGCTGCTGCCCAGGCTGCTGCTACTGAAGAGGCTCAGGCCTTGGCCATTCAGGCAGTACTGCAGGCCGCACAGCAGGCGGTGATGG CAGCGTCTGCAGAGTCGATGGACACTTCTGACGTGGCTCATGCTGAGCTGCGTCATCTAACGTCTGAAGGACCCACCACCACAATTCCAATAGTACTGACCCAGCAGGAGCTGGCGGCTCTGGTTCATCAGCAGCAACAATTACAAGAAGCTCAGCACCAGCAGCAGTTACATCAGCTTCAACAGCAGCAattacaacagcagcagcagttgcacCAACAGCAGTTACAGCAACTACAGCAGTTGCAACAGTTGCACCAATTGCCTACGGAGGCCTTGGCACCAGCGGACAGCCTCAACGATCCTGCTAGTGAGAGTAATGGGCTCAATGAGCTAACGAACGCAGTGACCAGTGCAGTAGCACTTATACCCTCTACAGCCACAGACA GTTTGGCTCCAGCGAACGCCTTCACAGCACCTCAGCCTGTGGTGATTGCCAGTCCTGCAAAATTGCAGGCCGCCGCAGCTCTTGCCGAAGTAGCAAATGGCATTGAATCA AAACAGGATTTACCCCCACAGCAGCCTAAAGCTCAATTAAAAAAAGAGAACCAATGGTTTGATGTTGGCGTGATAAAAACCACAAATATGATGGTGACACATTACTACTTGCCTGCTGACGAATCTAGCACTGAT GATGACTCTGGTGTCCTCCCAGATTATAGCCAGTTAAAGAAACAAGAACTGCAGCCTGGCACTGCCTATAAATTCCGTGTTGCCGGAATAAATGCGTGTGGACGTGGACCCTTCAGTGAGATTTCTGCCTTTAAGACCTG